One window of the Zea mays cultivar B73 chromosome 3, Zm-B73-REFERENCE-NAM-5.0, whole genome shotgun sequence genome contains the following:
- the LOC100382374 gene encoding transcription factor bHLH106 isoform X2, producing the protein MTRRCCTTFIVRMMPGSMAARQPLQGKQELQPYDGRDPSALGAGGSPVLLPRQQESAAPPAVRVAPPPDMSSSSGSGRSATEARALKVHSEAERRRRERINAHLATLRRMVPDTRQMDKATLLARVVEQVKLLKRKASEAATTTTQSTPLPPETDEVSIELHTGDAGADRSVYIRASISCADRPDLVAGLAQAFHGLRLKTVRANMTSLGGRARHVFVLCMEEGWGSAGAGAGASLRSLKEAVRQALARVASPETAYGSSPFQSKRQMILESH; encoded by the exons ATGACAAGACGTTGTTGCACCACTTTTATT GTGAGGATGATGCCTGGTTCAATGGCTGCGCGCCAACCTCTGCAAGGGAAGCAGGAGCTGCAGCCATACGATGGCCGTGACCCTTCAGCGCTCGGGGCCGGGGGTAGTCCAGTTCTTCTGCCCCGGCAGCAGGAAAGCGCCGCTCCACCGGCCGTGCGGGTAGCGCCGCCGCCGGAcatgtcgtcgtcgtcggggtcgggGAGGAGTGCGACGGAGGCGAGGGCCCTGAAAGTCCACAGCGAGGCCGAGCGGCGGCGCCGGGAGAGGATCAACGCTCATCTGGCTACGCTCAGGAGGATGGTTCCTGATACCAGGCAG ATGGACAAGGCCACCTTGCTTGCCAGAGTGGTGGAGCAAGTGAAGCTCCTGAAGAGGAAAGCAAGCgaggccgccaccaccaccacccagaGCACGCCCCTGCCCCCGGAGACCGACGAGGTCTCCATCGAGCTCCACACCGGCGACGCCGGCGCCGACAGGTCCGTCTACATAAGGGCCTCGATAAGCTGCGCCGACCGGCCGGACCTCGTCGCCGGGCTCGCCCAGGCGTTCCATGGCCTGAGGCTGAAGACGGTGAGGGCCAACATGACCTCGTTAGGAGGAAGGGCGCGGCATGTGTTCGTGCTGTGCATGGAGGAGGGCTGGGGAAGTGCAGGTGCAGGTGCAGGTGCAAGCCTCAGGTCTCTGAAGGAGGCTGTCAGGCAGGCGTTAGCAAGGGTTGCTTCCCCAGAAACGGCATACGGGAGTAGTCCCTTTCAGAGCAAGCGGCAGATGATTCTTGAGTCGCATTAG
- the LOC100382374 gene encoding Transcription factor bHLH106 has product MMPGSMAARQPLQGKQELQPYDGRDPSALGAGGSPVLLPRQQESAAPPAVRVAPPPDMSSSSGSGRSATEARALKVHSEAERRRRERINAHLATLRRMVPDTRQMDKATLLARVVEQVKLLKRKASEAATTTTQSTPLPPETDEVSIELHTGDAGADRSVYIRASISCADRPDLVAGLAQAFHGLRLKTVRANMTSLGGRARHVFVLCMEEGWGSAGAGAGASLRSLKEAVRQALARVASPETAYGSSPFQSKRQMILESH; this is encoded by the exons ATGATGCCTGGTTCAATGGCTGCGCGCCAACCTCTGCAAGGGAAGCAGGAGCTGCAGCCATACGATGGCCGTGACCCTTCAGCGCTCGGGGCCGGGGGTAGTCCAGTTCTTCTGCCCCGGCAGCAGGAAAGCGCCGCTCCACCGGCCGTGCGGGTAGCGCCGCCGCCGGAcatgtcgtcgtcgtcggggtcgggGAGGAGTGCGACGGAGGCGAGGGCCCTGAAAGTCCACAGCGAGGCCGAGCGGCGGCGCCGGGAGAGGATCAACGCTCATCTGGCTACGCTCAGGAGGATGGTTCCTGATACCAGGCAG ATGGACAAGGCCACCTTGCTTGCCAGAGTGGTGGAGCAAGTGAAGCTCCTGAAGAGGAAAGCAAGCgaggccgccaccaccaccacccagaGCACGCCCCTGCCCCCGGAGACCGACGAGGTCTCCATCGAGCTCCACACCGGCGACGCCGGCGCCGACAGGTCCGTCTACATAAGGGCCTCGATAAGCTGCGCCGACCGGCCGGACCTCGTCGCCGGGCTCGCCCAGGCGTTCCATGGCCTGAGGCTGAAGACGGTGAGGGCCAACATGACCTCGTTAGGAGGAAGGGCGCGGCATGTGTTCGTGCTGTGCATGGAGGAGGGCTGGGGAAGTGCAGGTGCAGGTGCAGGTGCAAGCCTCAGGTCTCTGAAGGAGGCTGTCAGGCAGGCGTTAGCAAGGGTTGCTTCCCCAGAAACGGCATACGGGAGTAGTCCCTTTCAGAGCAAGCGGCAGATGATTCTTGAGTCGCATTAG
- the LOC100382374 gene encoding transcription factor bHLH106 isoform X1 — MTRRCCTTFIPQLMLAQVRMMPGSMAARQPLQGKQELQPYDGRDPSALGAGGSPVLLPRQQESAAPPAVRVAPPPDMSSSSGSGRSATEARALKVHSEAERRRRERINAHLATLRRMVPDTRQMDKATLLARVVEQVKLLKRKASEAATTTTQSTPLPPETDEVSIELHTGDAGADRSVYIRASISCADRPDLVAGLAQAFHGLRLKTVRANMTSLGGRARHVFVLCMEEGWGSAGAGAGASLRSLKEAVRQALARVASPETAYGSSPFQSKRQMILESH, encoded by the exons ATGACAAGACGTTGTTGCACCACTTTTATT CCGCAGTTGATGCTGGCTCAG GTGAGGATGATGCCTGGTTCAATGGCTGCGCGCCAACCTCTGCAAGGGAAGCAGGAGCTGCAGCCATACGATGGCCGTGACCCTTCAGCGCTCGGGGCCGGGGGTAGTCCAGTTCTTCTGCCCCGGCAGCAGGAAAGCGCCGCTCCACCGGCCGTGCGGGTAGCGCCGCCGCCGGAcatgtcgtcgtcgtcggggtcgggGAGGAGTGCGACGGAGGCGAGGGCCCTGAAAGTCCACAGCGAGGCCGAGCGGCGGCGCCGGGAGAGGATCAACGCTCATCTGGCTACGCTCAGGAGGATGGTTCCTGATACCAGGCAG ATGGACAAGGCCACCTTGCTTGCCAGAGTGGTGGAGCAAGTGAAGCTCCTGAAGAGGAAAGCAAGCgaggccgccaccaccaccacccagaGCACGCCCCTGCCCCCGGAGACCGACGAGGTCTCCATCGAGCTCCACACCGGCGACGCCGGCGCCGACAGGTCCGTCTACATAAGGGCCTCGATAAGCTGCGCCGACCGGCCGGACCTCGTCGCCGGGCTCGCCCAGGCGTTCCATGGCCTGAGGCTGAAGACGGTGAGGGCCAACATGACCTCGTTAGGAGGAAGGGCGCGGCATGTGTTCGTGCTGTGCATGGAGGAGGGCTGGGGAAGTGCAGGTGCAGGTGCAGGTGCAAGCCTCAGGTCTCTGAAGGAGGCTGTCAGGCAGGCGTTAGCAAGGGTTGCTTCCCCAGAAACGGCATACGGGAGTAGTCCCTTTCAGAGCAAGCGGCAGATGATTCTTGAGTCGCATTAG